The genomic segment GCCCTGCGTGTCGTAGACGAAGCCGGTGCCCGTGCCGCCCTCGCCGCCGCCGCTCTGCGCCTCGATGGTGACGACGCTGGGCAGGGCCTTGTTCGCGATGTCGGAGACCGAGCCGGGCTCGCGCTTCAGGTCGGCGGGCGTGTCGGGCGCGGAGACCGTGGTCGAATTCGTGTCGCTGTCGCCGCGCTCGGCCGCCCAGTAGCCGACGCCGCCGCCGATGCCGCCCGCGAGCAGCGCGGCCGCCAGCACCGCGGCGACCAGACCGCCGCGCCGGCCGCCGGGCTTCGGCTCCTGCGGGTGGTACGAGGCGCCCCAGCCCGAACCGGAGCCGCCGCCCGTGGCGTACGACGGGACGGCGGGCGGCTGCGGCGGCGGCCAGTTCCCGGCACCGGAAGCGGCCTGGGGTGCGGGAGCGGCCTGGGGTGCGGAACCGGGCTGCGGCGCGCCGTGGTGGGCGGTGCCGTGCGAAGTGCCGTGCGGCGCTCCGTAAGGCGCCGCCTCGGAGGGGGCGTGCGCGGGAGCGGAAGGCGCCCCCTCGTGCCCCTGCGGCGCGGCGGACGCGCCGGACGCCGAGGGACCTGCGGCCGCGGAGGGTCCTGCGGCACCGCTCACGGAACCGGAGTCGGCGGAGTCTGCGGGAACAGCGGGAGCGTCCACCGGCGCGGGGGGCGCGGACGGGGCCTGGGGTACCTCGTTGCCCTCGTTCTCGGTGCTCACAGCTCTTCTCCTCGGTCCATGCTGTCGTTACGTGCGTTCTCGGTCACGGCCTGGTGGTGCCGGCTGTGCGGACCCTGCGGCTGGCACGTGGCCGGCACGCGGATGTCACGCGGTCGCACGGTCACAGTCGCAGTTGTCTGCAGTCAGCTTTTCCCATGGGCTGTCAGGGCACCATAAGCCGATCCTGTGTGTCCGGCGCCCCGGGAGGGCCTCGCCCGGCGAGCCTCCGGGTACCCCGTGATGGCACCATGACGCGGTGACCCTCGCACGACAGCACCAGATTCAGGTCGTCGCCCACCGCGGAGCCTCCGAGGACGCTCCCGAGCACACGCTGGCCGCGTACAAGAAGGCGGTCGAGGACGGTGCCGACGCCCTCGAATGCGATGTACGGCTCACGGCCGACGGCCACCTCGTCTGTGTCCACGACAGGCGCGTCAACCGTACGTCGAACGGCCGCGGCGCCGTCTCCGCCCTCGAACTGGCCGACCTCGCCGCCCTGGACTTCGGTTCCTGGAAGAAGCACCACGGAGAGGCCGAGGAGGACCCCGACTGGGCGTCCGCCACGGGTGAGGACACCGGGGCGGACACCTCGGTCCTGACCCTGGAGCGCCTCCTCGAGCTCGTGGCCGAAAGTAATGCTTCTGGCCGCCGCGTACGCCTCGCGATCGAGACGAAACACCCCACCCGGTGGGCGGGACAGGTGGAGGAGCGCCTGCTTCTGCTGCTCAAGCGGTTCGGCCTGGACGCGCCGCCCGCGGAGGGCCCCTCGCCGGTCCGTGTCATGAGTTTCTCGGCGCGTTCCCTGCACCGTGTCCGGGCCGCTTCCCCGACGCTGCCGACCGTTTACCTGATGCAGTTCGTCTCGCCGCGCCACCGCGACGGACGCCTCCCCGAAGGGGTTCGCATCGCTGGTCCGGCCATGCGGATCCTGCGCAACCACCCTTCGTACGTCGCGAAGCTGAAGCGCGCGGGACACCAGGTTCACGTATGGACGGTGAACGAGCCGGAGGATGTCGAACTCTGTGCGGAACTGGGCGTCGACGCGATCATCACCAACCGCCCCAAGCAAGTTCTGTCACAACTGAATCACCTTGGACTCCATTAACTCCGGTTACAGGGAGTGCACCGGCGCGTTCGTTCCGTATTCGATCGTCACGAGTGCGTCACCGGACGTGGATTGGCCGGTTTCCGGTCCAGTCCATTGGGGCATCCACACCGTGGCGTGGGGCGAAGGAGGTCTCGGGGGTGGCGTTGGTGGTGGCACGGGAGGTGCCCACGTCGTCGAGCATGGCCGTTCCCCATGGCCCTGCGGGCGTGGGGGAAGCAAGGCACCACATGCGCAATCAGCTGCGCATGAGCGGGGTGTCCGAATCGGTCGTCGACGATGCCGTACTGATCCTGTCGGAACTGCTCAGCAACGCCTGCCGGCATGGCAGGCCACTGGGCCGAGGAATGGTCGGCGACGGCGACGTGCGCGTGGCGTGGCACATCGACGAGGCGGGCCGGCTGACGGTCGAGGTGACGGACGGCGGCGGCCCGACCCGCCCGGTGCCCGCCACTCCGTCGGTCACGGCGCACGGCGGCCGGGGGCTCAACATCATCACGGCGCTCTCCGACGCCTGGGGCGTCCGCGACGACGTGCACGGCGAGGTCACCGTGTGGGCCGTCGTGCAGGGAGGCCACCACCACGAGGATTTCGCTACGCGCGTCGCCGCCCCGTCGGTGGCCGCGATATCCGAGCTCGCCTTCGTGGACCCCTTCGACGATCTGGACTGAATCCGCGAACGGCTAGGCTCGCGCCCGTACGGAAGAGTGCAACAGAGCCGCAGCCGGGAGACACCCAGATGGCCAAGAAGCGCCCTCAGACCAAGGGCAAGCAGCAGTCGCAGGTCAAGGACGGAGCCCGCACCGGCGGCGCTGAGAACTATCCGGTCGTCGGCGCCCGTGAGCCCTGCCCCTGCGGCTCGGGCCGGCGTTACAAGGCGTGTCACGGCCGTGCCGCCGCGCACGCGGTGACCGAGCTGGTCCAGCGCCCGTTCGAGGGCCTGCCCGGCGAGTGCGACTGGATCGCGCTGCGCGAGCTGGTGCCCGCGGCCACGGTCGAGCTGACCCTCAAGGACGGGCTGCCCGACGGCATCCCGTCGGTGTCCCTCGCCACCGTGCTGCCGATGGCCTGGCCCGCGCTGCGCCGCGACGACGGTTCGGTCCTGCTCGGCCTGCAGAACGACACCGCGTCCGGCGACATCAGCCGCGACCTGGCCGACACCCTGCAGCGCGCCCTGGAGGCCGAGCCGGGTACGCCGGTGAAGGGCCGCCGTGCCCCCGCCGACGGGCCGCGGCTGCAGGACCTGATCGACCCGGAGGGCCGTTTCGAGCCGGTTGTGCACTCGGGCTTCGAGTTCTGGGTGCCGGACGCGGAGAACGCCACGCCGGAGGTGTCCGCCTCCCTCGAACGGGCGAACGACGCCGCCATTCCGACGGTGAAGCTGACCGGTGTGGACGCCGCGTACTGGTGCGAGACGCCGGACAAGAACCACCTGCGCTGGGTCATGCCGCACCCCGAGGAGCAGCTCCTCGACGCGCTGGCCCGGCTGCACGCGGCCGGTACGTCGAGCCTCGGCGAGGGCACCCGCCTTGTCGGTTCCTTCCGTGCGCACGGTCTGACCGTCCCGGTGTGGGACCTGCCGAGCGGTGTCTCGGCGGCGGACGTCGAGAAGCCCGCGGCGGAGTTCGCCGAGCGGCTCGCGACGGCGCTCGCCTCGCAGACCCCGCTGACCGCGGACGAGCGCCGTGCGCGCGGTGGCCTCACCAACCGCCAGGTCACGCTCAGCTGACCCCACCGGACCCACACGCGCTGTTCCGTACCGACTGACGCACCAGTCAGTCGGTACGGCTGTGAACGGAATCGGTGACTCCAGTCACAACTCCCCGTAGCGGTAAGTAAATCCCTGTCCGGATAACTGGGATCGAATTTGCCAAGAGCCGATCTCTTGTTACCGTTCAGGTAGCCCGGTTGCTGGTGCATCCCCCGTCGCCAGCAACCGGGCCCTTTCATGTCCGGGGACCGGTCGGCGATTCAACTGCCCTGTGGGGGCGCCGAGTTGCTGCCCGAACGCAGCAGCAGTCCGTCCGCCTCGCTCGCCGCGTACTCCGCCACGGCCGTGTACGCCGCCGCCTCGCCCGCCGACCGCTCGCGCGGGGTCTCGCACGCTGCCGGTTCGTCACCCGCCTCCACCTCGCAGTGCATCTGCACGGTGCGCCCGCCGGGGCCCATCAGGGTCAGGACGGCGGTCAGCTCGTCGCCGGTGGCGTTGCGGTAATAGGTACGCGCCCAGGTGTCGCGGGCCAGGGTGAGCACACAGGTCTGGGCCTCGATGCCGTCGGGCGAGGAGAGTTCGGGGCCGCACCGGGAAATGGTCTCCGCGCGCGGCTCCGAAGGTGCGTTCGACGGGGCGGCTGAGGGGGTGGGGAGGGGCGACTTCGCGTCACCGTCGCCCACCGGCCCCGCGGACGCCCCGGCGAGCGGCAGGAGAACCGTGACGGCCGCGACGCCCAGGAGCATGATCAGGCGGGGTTGCATGAGCCGAAGATAACGACAGTGGGCGCGCGGCCCGCTCGCCGCGCGCCCAATTCCCCTACAACTCGGGCGCGCTCACACCCGTACGAGTGAGGGCGTCGACGACGGCGTCCACGACCGCCTCGACGTCCGGCACCCAGGGGGCGGCCGATCCGGGCAGCGGGGCGCGCTCCCACCGGACCTGGCCCTGTCCGGTCACGGAGGGCGGCAGGGCGATGTAGCCCCCCTCGCCGTGGAAGCGGAGGGAGCCCGGGACGTAGTCCTTCGCGTAGAGGAGCTCGCCCAACTGGGCCATCGAGTACGGCGCGACGAGGATGTGGAGTCTGGCGTCCGTGGCGACCACCGGGCCGAGCCTGATGCCCGCCTCGTCGAGCGCGGCGAGGGCGCGCACGCCGGCTTCCGCGGGGAGGCTGACGGCGCACGGGGCGCGGTCTCCGGTGGCGAGGACGATGGGCGCGCCGGGTCGGTTGGTCCACCACCAGCGGACCATCCGCTCGTCGGTGGTGGCGGCGAGGAGGCCGGGGTCGAGGGGGTGCGCGCCCGGTACCGCGCAGTCGGGGTCGGGGCAGGCGCACCGGGTGCCGTCGCGCCGGTCGAGACCGACTCCTGGCAGTACGGGCCACCGCCATGCGGTCGCGAAGGTCAGAGCCGCGCCGAGCTGTCCGGCGCTCCGGCCGGGCTTCCTTCCGATTCGCCAGGACAGGAGCCTGCGTCGCCTTCCGAGGATCTCGCGCATGAGCGCTCGTTCCTTTCCGTTGCACGCCGGCGTTAGCCGGGGAGACTGCGGGCCACATCACACCATGTGTGGATCACTTCGCTGTACGTACGAGCTGGCACATCTGCACCCAGCCTGCGGCATGGGGAACCACTCTGAACCGAGCGTTGACGTGGCGTGGGGTGGCGGCGCCTGGCGTTTGCCGTCCCGCGATATTGCTTGCCGCCTCCGCCACGGGAGGATGGGGCACGGTCGTCGTGAGTTAGGACGCCCGGGTCCTTCGACAGGTTCCGGATCGGTCCCAACTGCCCCTGGCCATCACTGAGTACGTACCCAGCGCGACCACTGCAACGCTTTACCGAACAACGTCAGTCGATCCTAATATGCCCCAACCCGGCGCTGTTTTCAGCCAACTTTTCAAGATCTTTTAGGATTCACGGAATTCCCCCGAACACCATGAATCCCGGCAGGACAATGCTGGACATCCCCTCACCAGTGCGTGTACATCTGGAGGCATTGCTAGCGGCGCATAGTGACATGGGGGTTTGCGATGCTTTTGAGCATTACGCACCGGCCGGAAAGCCGTCAGCCATGAACGCCCCGCACCTTCCGAAAGTGGCCGGAATCGATTCCACAGTTCCGCCACCGGCACACACTGTCGCGCCCACCGCGCAGACCACACCCGCAGCGGCACGCGCGGCGGGCACTCCCGTCGCCGGCGCACCCGGCGCGGTGATCCAGGACCGGCTCGCGGGCTGGGTCTCCGACCTCACCACGTTGCACGAACTCACCGAGCGGCTCGCCCGCACGGCCACCCTCGACGAGGCGCTGCGCGAACTGCTGCGCGCCGGGGCGGCCCTCGTGGGCGCCCGGCGCGGCCTCGCCGTCATCGAACCGGCCGACGGGCTCGGCCCCGAGACCACGATCGGCCTGGGCCTCGGCCGCGCCGACCTCGGGCACATCGAGACGGTGCCGCGCCGCGCCACCTCGTACGGCAGGCTCCTGGACGCCGGCGACGGCAGACCCGGCACCGTGCCGGACGAGATCGCGCAGCCCGACCTCCTCGCCGACGAGAGCCTCGACCCCCGTCACCGCGAGGTCGCCGCCGTCCTCGGCTACGCCGCGAGCTACGCACTGCCCCTGGCCACCGAGACGGCGGGCCGGATCGGCGCCGCCGTCTGGCTGTACGACGAACCCGCGGAGCCGGACGAACGCCGACGCCACCTCGTGGGGCTCTACGCACGCCAGGCATCCGAGCACGTGGCGCAGTTGCTCGTCCTGGACCGCGCCCGCACCACCGAGGCCACCCTCCGCGAGGAGCTCATGCCCTCGCGGCCGCCGCGGGTCGCCGGGGTGCAGCTCGCCGCCCGGCACCGCACCGGGCCGCGCGGCGGCGGCGACTGGCACGACGCGCTGCCGCTGCCCGACGCGGCGCTCGGCCTCGCGGTCGGCTCCGTCACCGGGTCGGGTCCCAGCGCCGTGGCCGCGATGGGGCGTCTGCGCGCCTCCCTGCGGGCGTACGCGGTGATGGAGGGCGAGGACCCCGTGGCCGTCCTCTCCGACCTGGAGCTGCTGCTGCGGCTGACCGAGCCCGCGCGGTCGGCGACGGCGCTCTTCGCGTACTGCGAACCGGCCCGGCGCAAGATCGTCCTCGCCGGTGCCGGGCACAGCCCGCCGCTGATCATCGGGGAGCGGCGCACGGAGTACGTGGAGACGTCCCTGTCCGCACCGCTCGGCATGCTCGCCTGCTGGGAGGCGCCGAGTGTGGAGATCGCTCCGGAGCCCGGAGAAACGGTGCTTCTCTACACCGACGGCCTCCTGCACCGCACCGGCGACCCGATGGACCGGGCCTTCGCGCGGCTGCACGCGGCGGCGGCGAGCGTCCCCAAGGGCATCAGGGACGACCCCGGGGCGATCGCCGACCACGTGCTGCACACCGTCCTGCCGGACGGGCTCGACGCCGCGGACAGCGACGAGGACGTCGTGCTCCTGGCGGCGCGCTTCGAGTGAGGCGTGTCCACGCGCGCGTGGAGGGCTTCCGGGTGAGGCTCCGGGCACGCTGTGTAAGTGGCCTTCCGGCCCTGGGACCCCTTCCGTACGCCCGTACGATGGAGGGTGGCCCAGTGTCGTACATAGGAGGCAGATCGTGTCGGAGGCGCTCAACCCGGCGACCCCGGAAGAGACCGAAGAAGAGCCGATCAAGCAGCGCAAGAACGGCCTGTACCCGGGCGTTTCCGATGAGCTCGCCGAGAGCATGAAGTCCGGCTGGGCCGACACCGAGCTGCACGACCTGCAGCCCGTCGCGCAGGCCGAGAACACCGCCGCCCGCCGCGCCGCGCTCTCCGCGCGCTTCCCGGGCGAGCGTCTGGTGATCCCCGCGGGGAACCTGAAGACCCGCTCGAACGACACCGAGTACGCCTTCCGCGCCTCCGTCGAGTACGCCTACCTCACCGGCAACCAGACCGAGGACGGCGTCCTCGTCATGGAGCCGGTCTCCGACGGGCACAAGGCCACGATCTACCTGCTGCCGCGCTCCAACCGCGAGAACGGCGAGTTCTGGCTGGACGGCCAGGGCGAGCTCTGGGTCGGCCGCCGCCACTCCCTCACCGAGGCGGAGAAGCTGTACGGCATCCCCGCGTCCGACGTGCGCGAGCTGACCGACAAGCTGCGCGAGGCCACCGGCCCCGTCCGTGTCGTGCGCGGCTACGACGCCGGCATCGAGGCGGCCCTGACCGACAAGGTCACCGCCGAGCGCGACGAGGAGCTGCGGGTCTTCCTCTCCGAGGCCCGCCTGGTCAAGGACGACTTCGAGGTCGGCGAGCTCCAGAAGGCCGTCGACTCCACCGTCCGCGGCTTCGAGGACGTCGTGAAGGTCCTCGACAAGGCCGAGGCGACCAGCGAGCGCTACATCGAGGGAACGTTCTTCCTGCGCGCCCGCGTCGAGGGCAACGACATCGGCTACGGCTCGATCTGCGCCGCGGGCCCGCACGCCACCACCCTGCACTGGGTGCGCAACGACGGCGCCGTCCGCTCCGGCGAGCTGCTCCTGCTCGACGCCGGCGTGGAGACGCACTCGTACTACACCGCGGACGTCACCCGCACGCTGCCGATCAACGGCCGCTTCGACGAGTTGCAGAAAAAGATCTACGACGCCGTGTACGAGGCGCAGGAGGCCGGCATCGCGGCGGTGAAGCCGGGCGCCAAGTTCCGCGACTTCCACGACGCGTCGCAGCGCGTGCTCGCCGAGAAGCTGGTCGAGTGGGGCATCGTCGAGGGCCCCGTCGAGCGCGTCCTGGAGCTGGGTCTGCAGCGCCGCTGGACGCTGCACGGCACCGGTCACATGCTCGGCATGGACGTCCACGACTGCGCCGTCGCGCGCACCGAGACGTACGTGGACGGCACGCTGGAGCCCGGCATGTGCCTGACGGTCGAGCCCGGCCTGTACTTCCAGGCGGACGACCTCACCGTGCCGGAGGAGTACCGCGGTATCGGCGTCCGGATCGAGGACGACATCCTCGTGACGGCCGACGGCAACAAGAACCTGTCGGCCGCGCTGCCGCGTACGTCCGACGACGTCGAGGCGTGGATGGCGCAGCTCAAGGGCTGAGTCCCCCCTGTCGTACGACGGAAGGCCGGTCCCCTCTGGGGGGCCGGCCTTTTCAGTGGGCTTCAGTGGGCTTCAGTGGGCCTCAGTGGGAGACCCTTTCGTCCTCGCCCGCGACCTTCGCGGTGCTCAGGGCGATGCGGTTCCAGGTGTTGATCGTGAAGATCAGGGCGAGGACCCGGGCGAGTTCGGACTCGTCGAAGTGCCGAGTGGCCTCTACGTAGACATCGTCCGGGACGCCGCCCTGCGCCACAAGGGTGACCGATTCGGTCAGGGCGAGGGCGGCCTGCTCCTTCTCCGTGAAGAAGGTGCGGGCCTCGCGCCACACGCCGACCATGTGCAGCCGCGCCTCGTCCTCACCCGCCTTGCGGGCGTCGGAGGTGTGCATGTGGAGGCAGTACGCGCAGCCGTTGAGGAGCGAGGCGCGGATCTGGATGAGCTCCACGAGGGCCGGGTCGAGACCGTCGCGGGCGGCTGCGTCGAAGCCGATGAGGGCCTTGAAGGCCTTGGGGGCGGCCTTGGCGAAGTTGAGGCGGGGGCTCGTGCCGTGCGTCGTGTCGTTCGTCATGACCATGAATCTAGGCGCGTGAAAGACCTCCAGTAGGGTGCATTTCCATGCCGGAATCATGGGTCAATTTGGCGGAGCGCATCGGCAGTGACCTGCATGTCGATCTGTCAGGTCCCGGCAGCCGCCGGGCCGTTCTCATCCGGGCGCTGCGGGATGCCGTGCGCGAGGGCAGGCTCGCCCCCGGCACGCGTCTGCCGCCCTACCGTTCGCTCGCCGCCGACCTCGGCCTGGCGCGCAACACGGTCGCCGACGCCTACGCCGAGCTGGTCGCGGAGGGTTGGCTGACGGCGCGGCAGGGGTCGGGGACGCGCGTGGCGGAGCGGGCGGAGCCGCCCAAGCGCCCGCGGCGGCCGAAGCCCGCCCCCACGCGCCCCGAGGCACCCGCGTACAACCTGCGCCAGGGGCAGCCGGACGCCTCGTCCTTCCCCCGCACCGCCTGGCTGGCGGCCGCCCGTCGGGCCCTGAACGGCGCGCCCAACGACGCCTTCGGCCCCGGTGACCCGCGGGGCCGCGTCGAGCTGCGCGGGGCGCTCGCCGACTATCTGACGCGGGCACGCGGCGTGCGCGCCGACCCCGAACGCATCGTCGTCTGCTCGGGGTTCGCACACGCGCTGCGGCTGCTCTTCGCGGGCGCGCGCGGGGCGGGCGGCGGTGTGCTGCGCGGATCGTTCGCCGTGGAGTCGTACGGGCTCGGGTTCCACCGCGAGATCCTGGAGGACTCGGGCGTACGTACGGTCCCGTTGGGTCTGGACGAACAGGGCACGCGCGTGGCGGAGTTGACCGGGCGGGCAGCGGAGCCGACGGCCGGGAAAGCGGCGGATTCGAACGTAAAGCAGGCTCCACGCGTGCGTGGTGTCCTCCTCACGCCCACCCACCAGTTCCCGACCGGGGGCCCGCTGCACCCCACCCGGCGCGCGGCGGTCGTCGACTGGGCGCGTAGCAGTGGCGGTCTCATCCTTGAGGACGACTACGACGGGGAGTTCCGCTACGACCGCGAGCCGGTCGGCGCCGTGCAGGGCCTGGACCCCGAACGCGTCGTCTACCTCGGCTCGGTCAGCAAGAGCCTGTCCCCCGCGGTGCGCATCGGCTGGATGGTCCTGCCCGAGCACCTCGTGGAGGGCGTCCTCGCGGCCAAGGGGGAGCGGGAGGCGTGGGCGAGCGTCCTCGACCAGCTCACGCTCGCCGAGTTCATCGCCTCCGGGCAGTACGACCGGCACATCCGGCGGATGCGGCAGCGCTACCGGCACCGCCGCGACCGGCTCGTCACGGCTCTCGCCGAGCGATCCCCGCACATCACGGCCACCGGCATCGCGGCGGGCCTGCACGCGGTCCTGCGGCTGCCGCCCGGGACGGAGGCGTCCGCGGTCAAGGCGGCGGCCTGGCAGGGCATCGCCCTGGACGGACTCGCGGCGTTCCGCCACCCGCGGGCGACGATGCCCGCCGAGGACGGACTCGTCGTCGGCTACTCGACACCGACGGAACACACGTACGGGGCGGCCCTTGAGGCGCTGCTGCGGACGCTGCCGCCGGCCTGAGAAGCGTGACCAACGCCTACGCCGTCAGCAACGGCATCATCAGCGGCGCGTCCTCGCGCCACTTGAGGATCTTGTCGAAGCTGATCACCGCACCGCCGCCCCTGCCCGGCTTGTTGCCGAGGTGGACGTGGTCGGCGAGCTCCTCGATCAGACCGAGGCCGCGGCCGTGCTCGTCGGTCTCCGAGGCGACGGGCCGGGGCGCCGGGCGGGACGTACCGGGAAAGCCGGGGCCGGAGTCGGTGACCTC from the Streptomyces venezuelae genome contains:
- a CDS encoding aminopeptidase P family protein; this encodes MSEALNPATPEETEEEPIKQRKNGLYPGVSDELAESMKSGWADTELHDLQPVAQAENTAARRAALSARFPGERLVIPAGNLKTRSNDTEYAFRASVEYAYLTGNQTEDGVLVMEPVSDGHKATIYLLPRSNRENGEFWLDGQGELWVGRRHSLTEAEKLYGIPASDVRELTDKLREATGPVRVVRGYDAGIEAALTDKVTAERDEELRVFLSEARLVKDDFEVGELQKAVDSTVRGFEDVVKVLDKAEATSERYIEGTFFLRARVEGNDIGYGSICAAGPHATTLHWVRNDGAVRSGELLLLDAGVETHSYYTADVTRTLPINGRFDELQKKIYDAVYEAQEAGIAAVKPGAKFRDFHDASQRVLAEKLVEWGIVEGPVERVLELGLQRRWTLHGTGHMLGMDVHDCAVARTETYVDGTLEPGMCLTVEPGLYFQADDLTVPEEYRGIGVRIEDDILVTADGNKNLSAALPRTSDDVEAWMAQLKG
- a CDS encoding carboxymuconolactone decarboxylase family protein, with protein sequence MVMTNDTTHGTSPRLNFAKAAPKAFKALIGFDAAARDGLDPALVELIQIRASLLNGCAYCLHMHTSDARKAGEDEARLHMVGVWREARTFFTEKEQAALALTESVTLVAQGGVPDDVYVEATRHFDESELARVLALIFTINTWNRIALSTAKVAGEDERVSH
- a CDS encoding ATP-binding protein — encoded protein: MRHRTWIGRFPVQSIGASTPWRGAKEVSGVALVVAREVPTSSSMAVPHGPAGVGEARHHMRNQLRMSGVSESVVDDAVLILSELLSNACRHGRPLGRGMVGDGDVRVAWHIDEAGRLTVEVTDGGGPTRPVPATPSVTAHGGRGLNIITALSDAWGVRDDVHGEVTVWAVVQGGHHHEDFATRVAAPSVAAISELAFVDPFDDLD
- a CDS encoding glycerophosphodiester phosphodiesterase, which encodes MTLARQHQIQVVAHRGASEDAPEHTLAAYKKAVEDGADALECDVRLTADGHLVCVHDRRVNRTSNGRGAVSALELADLAALDFGSWKKHHGEAEEDPDWASATGEDTGADTSVLTLERLLELVAESNASGRRVRLAIETKHPTRWAGQVEERLLLLLKRFGLDAPPAEGPSPVRVMSFSARSLHRVRAASPTLPTVYLMQFVSPRHRDGRLPEGVRIAGPAMRILRNHPSYVAKLKRAGHQVHVWTVNEPEDVELCAELGVDAIITNRPKQVLSQLNHLGLH
- a CDS encoding PLP-dependent aminotransferase family protein — encoded protein: MPESWVNLAERIGSDLHVDLSGPGSRRAVLIRALRDAVREGRLAPGTRLPPYRSLAADLGLARNTVADAYAELVAEGWLTARQGSGTRVAERAEPPKRPRRPKPAPTRPEAPAYNLRQGQPDASSFPRTAWLAAARRALNGAPNDAFGPGDPRGRVELRGALADYLTRARGVRADPERIVVCSGFAHALRLLFAGARGAGGGVLRGSFAVESYGLGFHREILEDSGVRTVPLGLDEQGTRVAELTGRAAEPTAGKAADSNVKQAPRVRGVLLTPTHQFPTGGPLHPTRRAAVVDWARSSGGLILEDDYDGEFRYDREPVGAVQGLDPERVVYLGSVSKSLSPAVRIGWMVLPEHLVEGVLAAKGEREAWASVLDQLTLAEFIASGQYDRHIRRMRQRYRHRRDRLVTALAERSPHITATGIAAGLHAVLRLPPGTEASAVKAAAWQGIALDGLAAFRHPRATMPAEDGLVVGYSTPTEHTYGAALEALLRTLPPA
- a CDS encoding PP2C family protein-serine/threonine phosphatase, which produces MLDIPSPVRVHLEALLAAHSDMGVCDAFEHYAPAGKPSAMNAPHLPKVAGIDSTVPPPAHTVAPTAQTTPAAARAAGTPVAGAPGAVIQDRLAGWVSDLTTLHELTERLARTATLDEALRELLRAGAALVGARRGLAVIEPADGLGPETTIGLGLGRADLGHIETVPRRATSYGRLLDAGDGRPGTVPDEIAQPDLLADESLDPRHREVAAVLGYAASYALPLATETAGRIGAAVWLYDEPAEPDERRRHLVGLYARQASEHVAQLLVLDRARTTEATLREELMPSRPPRVAGVQLAARHRTGPRGGGDWHDALPLPDAALGLAVGSVTGSGPSAVAAMGRLRASLRAYAVMEGEDPVAVLSDLELLLRLTEPARSATALFAYCEPARRKIVLAGAGHSPPLIIGERRTEYVETSLSAPLGMLACWEAPSVEIAPEPGETVLLYTDGLLHRTGDPMDRAFARLHAAAASVPKGIRDDPGAIADHVLHTVLPDGLDAADSDEDVVLLAARFE
- a CDS encoding bifunctional DNA primase/polymerase; translated protein: MREILGRRRRLLSWRIGRKPGRSAGQLGAALTFATAWRWPVLPGVGLDRRDGTRCACPDPDCAVPGAHPLDPGLLAATTDERMVRWWWTNRPGAPIVLATGDRAPCAVSLPAEAGVRALAALDEAGIRLGPVVATDARLHILVAPYSMAQLGELLYAKDYVPGSLRFHGEGGYIALPPSVTGQGQVRWERAPLPGSAAPWVPDVEAVVDAVVDALTRTGVSAPEL
- a CDS encoding DUF5926 family protein encodes the protein MAKKRPQTKGKQQSQVKDGARTGGAENYPVVGAREPCPCGSGRRYKACHGRAAAHAVTELVQRPFEGLPGECDWIALRELVPAATVELTLKDGLPDGIPSVSLATVLPMAWPALRRDDGSVLLGLQNDTASGDISRDLADTLQRALEAEPGTPVKGRRAPADGPRLQDLIDPEGRFEPVVHSGFEFWVPDAENATPEVSASLERANDAAIPTVKLTGVDAAYWCETPDKNHLRWVMPHPEEQLLDALARLHAAGTSSLGEGTRLVGSFRAHGLTVPVWDLPSGVSAADVEKPAAEFAERLATALASQTPLTADERRARGGLTNRQVTLS